GATTTTCCCAAGGGAGCTGGCTCAGGCGCAGAGCGGTGTAGAGGCCACCAAAGCCTCCGCCCAAAATACAAATTTTTGTCGATGGTTCAGTCATAGGTCCGGCACGACGATGCTTGGGGCAGGGTTTTCTCGCTACAGTTCCCAGAATAGCAAGGCTATCGGGAGACGAGGCAGCGCTGCCGAGAGCTGGGGGGAGACGTCCTGGGGTTCCCTGTCTTCTGGGGCAAGATTGCGGGCCAAAGGCAACCTCCCAGGCAAAATCTGCGTCGTGCAGCTTAGTGATTTTGGGAACTCTGGTCTAGGTCGGCCTCAGCGCGATCGCCCCTTTGCTTCGGACCCGGTGCGAAAATTGACCTAGAACTCCGTCCCGCTGTTGCTCATATTCCTCACACCGTTCATCATGGCTAACTTTCTGTCTCCGCTCACTAAGCTTTTGCCGCGTCGGTGGCTATATTCTGCCCTGTCCCTCACCATTGCTCTGGGTATCTGCGTTGGGACGCCCTACGCAGGCCAGGCAGCGTCGCTGTTTGATCTGATCTTTCGCGGCATCCAGGTGATCCAGCTCTCCAATATCTCCGATCGTCAAGAGGTCCAGATTGGTCGCCAGATCAACCAGCAGCTGGTCAGTCGCGAGGTGCGGCTCTATCGAGACCCAGCAATCAATGACTATGTCAACCAAGTCGGGCAGCGCATTGCGTCGACGAGTTCTCGGCCCAATCTGCCCTACACCTTCCAGGTGGTCCGGGACGACAGCGTGAATGCCTTTGCGACCATGGGCGGTTTCGTCTACGTCAATACGGGTCTGCTGAAAGCCGCCGAAAACGAAGCGCAGTTGGCGAGTGTGCTGGCTCACGAAACGGGACATATTGCCGGACGCCACGCGATCCAGCAGATGCGTCAGGCGGTGATCGCCCAGGGTTTGACCGAGGCCGCCGGGATTGACAGCAGCATCGCGGTGCAGATCGGGGTGGACCTGGCGGTGCGCCGTCCCAACAGCCGCAAAGACGAGCTAGAGGCCGATAACCTGGGGATTACGAACCTGCGGCGGGCGGGCTACGCCCCCGAAGCGGCGATCGCCTTCATGGAGAAACTCCAGGGCGGTGGCGGTCCGGCATTCCTGCGGACCCACCCCCACCCCCAAGATCGCGTATCGGCGATGCGTCGGCAGATCGGCCAATCTGAAACCTTCGACGGCTCTGAAGAAGCTTCCAGTGGCGTTTCTGACTCCTCTGCGGGAGTCACGGGCGATCGCGGTCTAGACAACGCAGCCTACCGCGCCAAGATTCAGCGCCTGCTGTAGGGTGACTGGGGCTGCTTCTCCAAGTTGAAAATTTCAGCTCTCAACCAAAGGCCTCCCAGATTTCTGGGAGGCCTTTGGTTTGCATCGGCACTGCGTGTGAACCTGATGCGTAAATTGGACGGATTAAAACCAGATCAGAAGAAATTTTGGCTCAAAGTCAAGCCGCTCACCGAGCAGCAACGTCGGCCCTAGCGAGAGCCAAAGACCTTGCGGCGAGCTAGGACTTGGGAAGGCTCGATGCGCGTGACCGCCTCATCGAGGGGCAAGACCCGCTGGGTATCTTGGAAAACGTTGACCTGGTAGATCATCCGGTTGGTGAGGTCAAGGCCCGTCAGCCAGCCGCTTTTGGGATGGTAGGCGCCGGTGTCAATGTCGAGCCAGCCGTTTCCCTGGGCGATCTCGCCGGGGGAAACGCCGGGAAGGGTGAAGGTGATGGTGTGGCCGACGATGATCAGCTTGTTATCGAAATACGGTTGAGGAATGCTGTGAAACTCGTCCCGAATCCAGCAGTAGTCGTGGGGCGTCTGCTCCTCGATAGGAAACTTGGGATGGACGCCAGCGTGGGCGAGCCAGACATCGCCAAGGTCTAGGTGGGTCGGCAGCGATCGCATCCAGTCGAGGTGGTCGATCGGGATGCCGTCGTCGCCATAGCTCGCGACGGTGGCGTAGCCGCCGCTGTAGAGCCAAGCCTGGAGCGGGGACATGGCGGGCTGACTGTTGGGAAAGGAGTCGAGCAGGAGCTGCTCGTGGTTGCCGAGAATGCAGGTGTAAGGACTTTCTTTGACAAACTCGACGACCTGGGCGCTTTTTGGACCCCGATCGATCAAATCCCCGAGGAAATAGACCCGGTCTTGATCCCCTGGGGCGATCGCCGCTAGCAAGGTCATTAAGCCATCATAATGACCGTGGACATCGCCGATAAAAATTCGGCGGTGGCTTTCATTCTCCATAGTTTTCCTTGGTTCTCAGCCCCCGGTGAAGCATTGCGCACTCCGGCGAATGAACTTGGCTAATTGGTGACGATTCTTGGGGTTAGGCCCAGCCTTTCCTTAATGTTCATTATGCCCGCCTTGTCCTCAT
This genomic stretch from Geitlerinema sp. PCC 7407 harbors:
- a CDS encoding M48 family metallopeptidase: MANFLSPLTKLLPRRWLYSALSLTIALGICVGTPYAGQAASLFDLIFRGIQVIQLSNISDRQEVQIGRQINQQLVSREVRLYRDPAINDYVNQVGQRIASTSSRPNLPYTFQVVRDDSVNAFATMGGFVYVNTGLLKAAENEAQLASVLAHETGHIAGRHAIQQMRQAVIAQGLTEAAGIDSSIAVQIGVDLAVRRPNSRKDELEADNLGITNLRRAGYAPEAAIAFMEKLQGGGGPAFLRTHPHPQDRVSAMRRQIGQSETFDGSEEASSGVSDSSAGVTGDRGLDNAAYRAKIQRLL
- a CDS encoding metallophosphoesterase family protein, which codes for MENESHRRIFIGDVHGHYDGLMTLLAAIAPGDQDRVYFLGDLIDRGPKSAQVVEFVKESPYTCILGNHEQLLLDSFPNSQPAMSPLQAWLYSGGYATVASYGDDGIPIDHLDWMRSLPTHLDLGDVWLAHAGVHPKFPIEEQTPHDYCWIRDEFHSIPQPYFDNKLIIVGHTITFTLPGVSPGEIAQGNGWLDIDTGAYHPKSGWLTGLDLTNRMIYQVNVFQDTQRVLPLDEAVTRIEPSQVLARRKVFGSR